Proteins found in one Acidobacteriota bacterium genomic segment:
- a CDS encoding AAA family ATPase, whose product MENKKKTKRSHDTTAGGRKPRLVGLTGTNSAGKGEVAAYLKSRGYAFHSLSDVLREELAARGLEASRDNLIRVGNELRAACGADILARRIMDRLAAGPAVIDSIRNTREVEFFRGTGDFVLLAVDAPIELRFERARARGRNESAATLEEFRAKEQAEMDGGEGRQQLRECMAMADRLIVNDGSLDDLRRTVETALADTAVRRGR is encoded by the coding sequence ATGGAAAACAAGAAAAAAACCAAAAGATCCCATGACACGACCGCCGGCGGCCGAAAACCCCGTCTCGTCGGACTGACGGGAACAAACAGCGCCGGCAAGGGCGAGGTCGCCGCTTATCTCAAAAGCCGGGGATACGCTTTTCACTCGCTTTCCGACGTTCTGCGCGAGGAACTTGCGGCGCGCGGGCTCGAGGCGAGCCGGGACAACCTCATCCGTGTCGGGAACGAGCTCCGGGCGGCCTGCGGCGCCGACATCCTGGCCCGGCGGATCATGGATCGCCTTGCGGCCGGCCCGGCCGTCATCGACAGCATCCGGAACACGCGGGAGGTGGAATTTTTCCGCGGGACGGGCGATTTCGTCCTTCTGGCAGTTGATGCCCCGATTGAGTTGCGGTTCGAGAGGGCGCGGGCCCGGGGCCGGAACGAATCGGCGGCGACGCTCGAGGAATTCCGGGCCAAGGAGCAAGCTGAGATGGACGGCGGCGAGGGGCGGCAGCAGCTCCGGGAGTGCATGGCCATGGCCGACCGCCTGATCGTCAACGACGGCAGCCTGGACGACCTTCGCCGGACAGTCGAGACGGCGCTGGCAGATACGGCAGTACGAAGGGGGCGATGA